The Lytechinus variegatus isolate NC3 chromosome 7, Lvar_3.0, whole genome shotgun sequence genome includes the window TTTctcattattcattatcattctgaaaagaaaaaaatatcagcctATTCTATACAGaacaactttatttttcaatgattttgaaGCCGGCACCTCGTCAGACATGGTACTGTAAGGATGGCTGAGGCTCATCAAATAAATATGTCTTTATAGATGtccatcaaattgaaatatttattaagCGGATAATTCGGGTAATCAGCTATAGACACTTTGACACTGTTTGATATTTATATTGGACCTAATGTGATAGGGAACGGATGTAACTATTATTCTACCATACTCCGGGTTAAACATCCGAaccgatgatgatgatcttgataTTTACTCAGGTGTCAGATCTTGAAGAACCAACATCATACTTTATCGTTCAAACATAGCGTAAGCCGGTCGACCCTTCTTTCCTTGAGAAAAGTTACATGTGCCAATCgtggaaaaaaaatcgcacTTTATGAAAAACATTGTgctattcatattttaatattaattCAATGATAGCGATTGATTAGTTTAAATTGTACGAAAAGCACCATGGAGACTTTTAAGTAATCTACCATGTCTTTCGGATTCATATATAGGCATATATTTAAGATTAAATTCTTTCTCTCATTCCACAATCTCgcgatataatttttttttcaaagctaaCTACCTTCATCGTCTTTGGGAACTCATCAGCCTAGCCAAATCTTTGCCAACATGAGCAAAGCCATGCGAGAAACACAACACCCTAACAGCGTGTTGACTAATTAATGAGATTGGAAGTGGAAATCTTATCATTCGTTCAAGGGAACTATCGGGAAAAATCCTGCGCCGGTTCTACTCAAAGTTTCAGTCTTCGACGATGAGAGGACGTGACTTGAGGGTTATACAAGTCTTGGAGTAAATCTTTATGttcatcttattttctttttaacttaAGTTTTCATGATGCTGACATCGCCGCTCCGCCccatccttctctctctctttctttctttctctttttcttcaattctATTCCAgaatctgtttctgtttgtcaTTAGCctatttgatcttttttttcttcaaacttaaCTTGCCAACAGGGATTGGGGATTATGTTAATTGCATCCAGGTTTTAGAAGAAAATTGAAACAGGTTTCCAAGAAAAACATCAACTTTGATATCAAGATTTCTtcttatttgtacatgtataattgtcAGTAAAGCGAGAAATGTCAGTGACAAATAAACAAGCAGAgaagaagacaaaaaatatcGCGTGATTCTTAGTGAGTAGAACGTTCCCACGTATAGTGTAGTGTGTCATTTGACAGGGTCTGTCGTCTGGTGTTTCaacccctttttattttttggcgTCTCTTCGTCATCGGTTTCCCGCATTTTTCCCTTGCTCAAACGCCTCCCCGCTTTTAAGCCTACCGGAAAATTGCCTTATCGCCAAAAGGTCCGGCTGTTAAATCCTCCCAAATGCTTGCTCACCGAGTGCGCTGTGGATTGAATACAAAACCTGCCACAAACCATGTCAGTAATAATTTCATCTGAGTAATACATCTACAAAGCAACATTGATTAATGAATTAGCCAAGTATGAATTATCTTTCTTCCACTATACTTTTGCAAATATTCCATAAAATTTACATTTCAGCTGCGTTTTTTTTTCACGCTGATGTACTCAGGTATACGTACAAATTGTAAGGCCTTGGCGGAAGttattattgtatttctttGCAGGGAACTTAAGATATAGTGATACAGCAAAAAATTTAGAGACAGGGGATGATCCCGGTAAGGTTTTGAAATTCTGTAAGTTTTGGGGAAGCCTTGTCATGGGAAGTATGGCTTTACTCCGAAGATTTCTGATTTTCAAACGCTTACTTATTATACCTCCGTTTTGGGATTATTTCTCCCTGCATTTGGTGCAATTTTGATAAATCCTGCCATGAATTATAAAAGTATTTTGTAAACAAGGATTATTGCAGGCCTATTCGTCAAACATCTACAGCGTTTCAGTTTGCTTTGTAATACGCGATGCCAAAATAAGCCATTTTGTTAAGCAAGCAGATTATTAGATTACCATTTTATAATACGAAACTAATccttatcaaattattttttacatttgcaTTTTAATATGCCACAAATTAATATTCTCTTTGATTGTGTTCATCCTAATACAAATATAGTGTCAATTTTCTTGCAGTTCTGAATGGATCGAGAAGACTCTATGATTGAACAATTCGTTAGTGATCTTACTTTGTTAGTGATTTTATAATCCAAGAATACACAATCAGAAATACGCACTTCCAAAGTAAtattaaatcagatttttttaaacaatactACATAATTCATTCTGCCTAATATAAGAAGGCTCCAATCTCACCATTAACAAGGTGGTAAAAACACTACCATTTAAAACCATACGTACTTACTTTATTCTCAAGTTTTAATTTGATTAGATTTCAATGAAGAGGAAAAACAGAGATtcggaaaaaaaaagatatatacaaACATATCAAAAGCACACACAAAATACGACTAAGCTCACTCTCTCACTCTGCATGCTCAGACAGTCAACATAGTGTCCTTAATATCTGCCGATAGAGGGCTCTCCATCAATTTCTCCTCCCTATTTCGTTTGAACCGTTCGCCCACTCTTCCACCatttcacaattaaaaataCAGTGATATGAATTATGGGATACCTGgatgaaaatgcatgtttatattagtaaaaattatttttcacttaCAACCCTACTGTATTGAATGCCTGTATATGGAGCAAGTTGAAACAGATGGAACTTGGTATAACTGAGATGCTGTTATTTATCCCCATCAGCCCATTCAAGTTAGTCTGTAAAACACCACTCTCGAGGCCGTTAAGGAAATTTTCATCGGTTGTATTTCATTCAGATTTACGAGTTTTTGAATGAACGTTTCTTACTCCGTCGAGACATGGGCCATGCCTACGtagcaatttctttttctttttccgcTGTTTAACTAACGCCCTAAATCTTTCCAGGGAACTCTACCTAATGCTGCAACCATTAATAATTCCACTTTcctctcctttgtttacaaatcaTTTCCAATCCTAATTTTCAAGTAGGTCGTTACGATGAAGTTTACCAAGACGGAATGGATATATCATCCTTATTAATGGGCCATCCGGGACATATTTCACGCTCAAGTTCGCGAAGGGCCCACGCAACACTGTCTATATCAAAGATTATCATAGTTGTGATACAAGACGTTTAATCTCTGTACTAAGAACACGACTAAATGTTTGTGGTCTCCTAAGTACTTATAGGGCGTACACCCAATTAATGAACATGGTGGACATCTGAAACATGAACTTATGTTTGTTCATGTTTGAAATCAACGTAATCAAAAACGTAGGATATAGCAAgtgtgcaaataaaaaaaactccatCATCGATACATCATCATTGTTGGttgaaaacaacaataaaaacctatcattattcaattaaaatgtttccgTTGTGTTTTCTTAATTCAATATCTgatcataataaaatataattacaaatgCAGGTACAGGATATGACAGAGAAAATGATAGCAACGGGTCCAAACTTCTAAAAGATGAAAATTGTTTATTATCATGTATCTGTACGGTTCCCCTATTATAAAGTTCGTGGATACAATGAATAACAGATGAATATTggttatttcaaattcaataaaattgtgTCTTCAGACATACATTGATAATAATTTAGATAGTCAACAAAAATCTGTATTATGTTAAAATCATACTAACGACACCGACTACGAATCCACCGATGACTTTCATTGGAAATTATGCAATATTGTTTATTGTATTCGTATTTTTGTCTATAGGCGTATTCCGCCACAAGCCTCagcttttagggtatacgcTTTCTTCTTTAAACacaacatgtacatatttatattcttcataatattgatttttgtatgaattaatgattacgaaaaatgtaatgaaatggaagaaaataaatgtttatttgaatgaaaaaaaaagaagtttgatTGGTATAAAGTCGGCTTTGTTGGAGTGTGATAGCATTTAGCTTTTACCTTGTTATGacgattttcaaaaaaatactattttagGCATGAAATGAAAGATGACGCTGTAGCAACTGTTGTATCTAGAAAAACAAAACTTCCCAGGAATAAATAACAAATGGGaataaaattctaaaaacagagTAATTTGAACCGCTTTGGATGAAGCCTATCGAAAGAGAGGTGCTCGTCATATCAACCTTTGTGCCTGTCTTTTTCTTGTCTGGCATCAGGTTGCACTTTCTTTAATTTATGGAATCCGTCCGCGAAGGTCAGGGTTATGCACAGGTCCGTCTCCTCCCAGTTGGTTTAGCGGCCAAGGGCTGCCATGGGGGTAGTTAGACTGGGCAGACATAAGGGAAACTAGTCTCTTTACAAGGTTGAGATGTTAGACTCGTCGATTGGAATATTATTTAACACGATGATATATGATTATAGGTTCTCAGCACATAGTTCGAGAAGTGTTCATTGAAGATTTGTAGGCTTTGTTTGCGATATGCATTGGTTTTGAATGCAAAGATCAATTTTATATGAAGTCTGAAGGCCAAACTAGATATCTTCATCTATTGCGACACTCTCGTGATACTCGTTAAAGACTATACTTTGTCTTGTAAACAAAGGCAGTTGTTAGGTCTGATGTCGTGATAACATAATAAACTATAGCTCCATTAAATACATAATCAATAAGTGAAATCATCATGATATACAAACACCAACACTCTTTTTAACACTTGCACACGTTGGTATTAACAATGCATTtagcattttgatttatttgatgcaagataaaaaacaaagtatTGATAAAAAGTATTTCTCAAGGGCCGTGTCGGGAATCTAACCTTGGACTTCCATAGTGTAGTCAGGGGCCTATAAGACCATTCGGCCAAGACATTTCACAGTCTTACCCTCGCGtacactttttttaaaacaagtgtaTACCTAGTTActaataatgcatatagcatttccatttatttgaaagcagggtaaaagagcattgtagttTAAATGCCttgcataggtgccgcggccggggatcaaactccggactttccatgtatagccaggcgccttagaccactcggcaaCGGCACACTCCACACAcccctaacacacacacacacttgtaCGAACACACATGCACGCACACAAGGATGAAGTAGTTATTTATTCGCACTTTAATACACGATAATCCAAACTCAccctgtaaaaactgtggtgttaaaactgacaccaattggtgttaatagaggaccacaccctgaggtgttaaaattacaccctaaagattgaacataacaccaaagagtgtaaatgtaacaaccaaaggtgttgtaataacacctataggtgtaaaactaacaccaccaatttaacactggtgtaaagtaactggtgtggtcctctatgtacaccggttaacaccacagtttttgctgtgcactaTAGCGCTATCGCAATGATTGATTAAGAAAGATAGCTAcaagaaaaatacaagaaagaacACTTTCAAacgaaaatataaatgaaagtaaaatgacGAATAGACtgaggaaaataaaaaggaaatgacgacgatgagaatgatgatggtgataatgttgatgatatcggtgacggtgatgataatcttaaccatgacgatgatgatatttTTGGTGGTAtgggaatgatgatgatggctatCATTGTTAAAGTAATTATATTTTACTGTTAATGCAAGTagatatagaataataattgtaaatattataattgttattacaATTGTCAGTATGAGTTTCCATACTCGTATCAATGTCAGTATTTACATTAATATAAACATTAGTATCATAAGTATGAATATTGATGTTTGTGGTAATATAAGTATTAGTCTATTATAAGTAGCAGCATTAGCAGCAGTAGCAACATTAATAGAGGTAATAGTAACACTAGGAGAAGTATTAGTATATATATGATAGTGACGATGGTGGTAGTTGTGGTAGTGTTGGTATATAGAGATGGTGACAGTAGTAAAGATTCTACTGCTGGTTTAAGAAAAGTTTAACGGTtggacgattaaaaaaaatcgtcgTTCGTCAGTAGTAGATGTAGACGTATTGAGCACGAACGCTTAAAATGAAATAGTAAATACATAAAACATTATATGTCTTCTCATGCAAATCATGTATGCACACAAATCTGCCTTATCAACACCCAATTGATGAAATGAAGAGTCATTAATTTTGTATCTTTATTGCAGTTGTTCCACAATTATgcaataatataaaacaaagcatgatgtgacaaaataataaaaagtaacAGACGggaaatatacaaaattattttaaggaGGAACAAAACGTCTCGTCTGCGACAGTGTAACAaggttatttatttatttttttttgggggggtggatgatcaaaaaaaataattgaaaacatttttttcccacCAGAGCGCTATTTGCAGTTTTGATCAGAGGTCCGTTgctgaaagagttgcaatcaattcatgcgcaacttgattttcaaccaaccAACAGCGCATATTTGAGACtttcgattgatttttttgacttgcgtttaaacgcaactctttctgcaacggaccccagatatattatttttattttacttcgacgctgaaaatattaattaagATTTTGACTAGCCGGATACCTTAAATGAAGGACCGTGATATTTTGAATTATAATGGTAATTGATCCATTCCATTTATAGAATGGGGTATAAAATGAAGTCAAGGTGTAGTTTTAAGTTTTATTTCCATAATAAGTGTGACAAGAATTCACCTACGTCAATATCTTTATCGTTCCTGCTTTATTACGAGTTGGATATAATTCAGATTTTCCTTGGACTATGAAACTACATTCTCCTGTATGACGTAGCATCAATATTATGATCGGGCAAATCCGACATATTGTCATGTTCTCTTTATCATGATTCTAAACTTGTAATTTTAATCAGTGCACCCCCGCAGCCAGGAGCCGCCATAAAGATTTATGACCCCCAACAGCAGGTTGGATCTCGCCTTCTGTTTCGTCTTTACTTCAAGCGTAGGTCGCGATCAGCCTAAGACTTGGCCAGCAACACGTAGTGCATACATCGAGCTAGCCGGATAAACTTGtcttttcaaaaaataccaATTATACAGAGCAACATGCGTTGTCGATTCAGGGCTCTCTTGAATTAGGGAAATATTCCAAGACTTTCTTTTTAAACCCGGtggtaaataaatatttttcgtCTTATTCTTCCAGCATATACACAGCTAATTTACAAGTAAGTAAGTAAAACGCCTGATCACCTTCACCgttaaaatgaaatggaaattatATTTGCAATGCCCCTTTAAATAAATGTACAGCCAAGTTTAATTTAGCACAATTACCCCATCATTTTGATTGGAGAATAGTCAGTTAAACATTCATGTATTATCTTTATTGTACAATAGTTAATAAATATtggtaaataaaacaataaagagcatatttcatgttttgcagatttaatgatagtaatgataaggattattttttatcatgttaCGAAAGGTTGCCCAAGAGAAATCCACATATTGAAGGAGTAATCAACCTTACAGTAAAGGAAAAagtcatatatttcatataatcaaatagaaaaacaaaatgtgcTTGAcgtcatcggtcccctcataTGCATACAGACCGGGATGTACCCAAAACCGTTTGTGAAATTAATCGAGAGTTATCATGACATGACTTACTTATTTCAgctccgatttggatgaaattttcagtgtttgtttCTCGACTTGTTCTTCAATTTGAAAAGTTGCACTTGCACATCAATGTAAAAGGTGCTGTTTCAGCATGGACCTGGTTTCAGACATGCTTTAGATTCGACAGAATTTTGTTTTCAGGTAATAGTACCGAACGATAGCATCGATGGAATTTTAATACCAGCTATGCTCAGCTTTACGAAGTATTATCGTCTATTGAGAAATACTAGTGATGTTGACTGTAACACTAACAGATTTCGAGCTCTTTGGAAAATCTGTTGGAGAGGTGGGGCCTAGCATGTTGAAAACTATTTTTTCCATAAATTATGtcaagattttaaaaaagtattcgGATACTTAATTGACAGGATGTGAGTTGTAATTCACTGGTGTGCATCAATATGAATAAACTTAAATTGGGATCTCGGGGTCCTATCAACAAAAACATGAATGTGTTGATATTCACGGGCATAATCGTTTTGAGACCATCACATTTTTGAGTATGTATGTGGTCTTTATAGGCCAGGAACTTGCACTGCAGagactccggtgttgatttaacaccagcctggaatctattttgtccacaccagagaagtattgaaacaacaccagtttggaatcaaatcgatgctgttttgatactaattggtgttgaaTAAATACCTatttggtgttagaccaaaacgaaataAGTGTTGTTTatcacttctctggtgtggacatatgtatattccgggctggtgttaaatcaacaccagagttctTGCAGTGTGGGCATATTGAACCATTTTGGTCTTGGGTTATTCCTCTTCCTTATGTTTTACAAGCTCTGTTGCGAAATAGTTACAAACTACAACTCCACATGGCTATGACAGCCtatagtatgcctagcaattgagtcttggaactcttgttggaatgcttcccagggagtggagaaggtgcatacattttATGCGGGCATGCatggatccgatgaccggggtaataatatatctgtgaagcgcttagagacgtcgttccgatatGTTAttcgctatataaatgcggaatattattattatttcttaccATTTCCTCTTAAGAATCCTCAGGTGATTTAACATTGCTTTAAAGCCctcaatacaaaataaaaaaccgAAGGATCTAAACCAGAAAAGAATGGTTTTATTATCGTCATCTATCAGAAAAGAAGGGATTTTATATTGCTCTCGTACaatattaatatgtttattcgattatcgaataaattctattgggagagaatacaagttttagtatgtaaacaaatattgactatgaaCAAGTTCACGGCCCCTCAGAAGGAGGTCAAGTTCACGTGTACTTCTGTTGGGGGAAGTCGGTCAAAACGCGCATCAGGAAGGATTGTATCACATTAAAGCGTGCGCGGTAATTTTACACATCCGAAATGCGCTAATGCTCTGAATGCGCGATCAGCGCGGATGAaatcgagtcattcactttctaATTTCCGTCCGGGAAAGACATTTTTTAAGATCACGGTGGTACTacggtaggcctacctttcacTCGGATTTATTCGGAAACACGATCCCCATGCACGGAGATATCTCAGATAGACCTATACACGGTACTCTATCACGATCTGGATCCATACACGGAAAACTAAATCCAACCCTAGCCGGACTCTAACTTAATAACACCGGAACATATTCCACTGGCACTGATACCGTATACCGGTACCGGTACATCTGTGATAAAACTATTAAGATGGTTAAAGTTATCATCGCTTCGGCCTAGTCCTTTAATTCGGACAGATCTACAGAACCAATTTATTATCCCTCGGCCTCGGAGACATCTGACACATGAATTCACTAAAACTCAATTTTAGTCGCAGGTAGGCTAGGCTACCATAACCTGCTGCCGCCAGCTACACTGTAGATCGATAGTCTAACTTTGACCACATTACGGTACTACAGTACTGGCTCCTCAAATTCGACGGTCGACTCTAAAGTATAATTATCGAGGCAGACATCAAAACTTGACTGGTTCAATGAAATAATGCCTCAAGATGGGAAAACATAAGGATCTACCAGCAGAGGAGGCAGGGGGAAAGGAGCCAAAGGTTCAAGGAGACGCCCACGTCCACGGAGTCTATGCGGTCAGAGTACGGGTACCGGTACGACTACGAGCAACGAGAGCCACAACGGAGAGCCCGGCAAGCCAGCAGCCGACCAGACCGGGTGTGATCGAGCCTTCGCTAGGCGATGGACCAGAGATAGAGCTCTCAACAAGCAACCACCTCCCACCCACGTTAACCCACGACGAGCCACCAGTCATCCGGTGAGTTAACCAGCCTAGGGCCTGTGTAATCCAAGCCTCTGGCTCTGTTGAACTTGTGTAATTCTCATCTATTATtagtaggcctaggcctattgACTATTGTGCCTGAAACTAGTAGAAATAGAATGAGGGTTACTTCGACGGTAACTCAGGGGGTGAACCTGGGAATACAGCTAACAATAACGCTAGGCCTAGATTAACATCTCGCTCATTTGCAGTGATAATTAAACCAGGGCCTTAGTCCCAGACCCAGGTGAAAAGGCAAGTGCTAGCGATTAGGGCCTGTTTTAATGTCACGCCATGTAGATGTGGACCTAGCCTGCAGTTTATTTTAATCACTTGGCTGTGGATCAAGGTCTAGGGgtctaaattttgaaattgctgCCAATTCAGATAAAGTTATACAGAATGGATTGatacataggcctactaatTGGGTACAAACGTCGTTTAAACTGAAGAAATTAGTGGTATTACCACTGCCGCATaggtgaaaatataaatatcgaGCCCGGGCCTAACGTTAGCCTGGCCTGGACCTGGTCTTACTCAGGACTACAACGTAGTGCCTGGCTTGGCCAATAACACTGATTCATTATTCCGAAGCCGGTTGTTTAGATTTTTTGGGGTAGTCTAGACTCTACGTCAGAAGTAGGCTAGATTAGATCTAATAATGCCtaaattatattaaattttcataattttggccAGATTTGATACGTATAGGGTTATAATATCCATTTAGGACCAGAATTAGGCCTGATTCTAAGACGCCGTTTTTG containing:
- the LOC121418889 gene encoding uncharacterized protein LOC121418889 produces the protein MGKHKDLPAEEAGGKEPKVQGDAHVHGVYAVRVRVPVRLRATRATTESPASQQPTRPGVIEPSLGDGPEIELSTSNHLPPTLTHDEPPVIRARRIWLFGDSLQGGLGRGPSPRGTTTLGAD